A DNA window from Anaerocolumna sp. AGMB13020 contains the following coding sequences:
- a CDS encoding toll/interleukin-1 receptor domain-containing protein — MNHKFKIALSFATEEQKLVEKVYHYLKAENISVFFAPSSECQALLSGENQREVFYSIFGMKSEYVALFVSKNYILKDVPMEEANIAFTKHSSDGKVIPIYLDGTPLPPDMFDPRSTNYFKSDNPAAIASHLSAKIKNAEFMDKKNSSAVTSENTMNVRGNTAEKQIFIQQLNGNIDL, encoded by the coding sequence ATGAATCACAAATTTAAAATTGCATTATCCTTTGCAACAGAAGAACAGAAGCTGGTGGAAAAAGTGTATCATTATTTGAAAGCTGAAAATATATCTGTATTTTTTGCGCCCTCATCAGAGTGTCAAGCATTGCTTAGTGGGGAAAATCAACGTGAAGTATTTTATAGTATCTTTGGGATGAAATCGGAGTATGTAGCTTTATTTGTTTCTAAAAACTATATCCTCAAAGATGTTCCGATGGAAGAAGCTAATATTGCTTTTACTAAGCATAGTAGCGATGGGAAGGTAATACCCATCTATCTTGATGGAACACCATTACCCCCAGACATGTTTGATCCGAGAAGCACTAACTACTTTAAGTCGGATAATCCTGCGGCAATTGCAAGTCATCTTTCTGCAAAAATAAAAAATGCAGAGTTCATGGATAAAAAGAATTCTTCAGCTGTAACATCAGAAAATACGATGAATGTTAGAGGGAATACAGCTGAAAAGCAAATATTTATTCAACAATTGAACGGAAATATAGACTTATGA
- a CDS encoding SH3 domain-containing protein, protein MSIIPFALQGVFRAIYWVIEIPVAALHKKLGISFYKIDNLLSQLGAKIDSVLLRWNKAWHFPKKMRLWKSLLVYVVCVAAITFPSLIKVETNIYRKGEYVYLQYESTLINLVEKCGWYNKAETVSLNHDIQAAQEISEESEVSPITLVVSGLKSSLLVRDAPSAKNSIELDRLYNGDTVVWSGMLIFSEMGNGSIEPWVKVITPNGIEGWTRLFYLYPKQYDNTEFYV, encoded by the coding sequence TTGTCTATAATTCCGTTCGCATTGCAAGGAGTTTTTCGAGCTATTTATTGGGTGATTGAAATTCCTGTAGCAGCACTTCATAAAAAATTAGGGATAAGCTTTTATAAAATAGATAATTTACTGTCTCAATTAGGGGCGAAAATAGACTCTGTGCTATTGCGTTGGAATAAAGCATGGCACTTCCCTAAAAAGATGCGTTTATGGAAATCCTTATTGGTTTATGTTGTTTGTGTCGCTGCTATTACATTTCCCTCATTAATAAAGGTTGAAACAAATATTTATCGAAAGGGAGAATACGTTTATCTTCAGTATGAAAGTACACTTATTAATTTAGTTGAAAAATGTGGTTGGTACAATAAGGCAGAAACTGTCTCTTTGAATCATGATATACAAGCTGCACAGGAGATTTCAGAAGAGTCGGAAGTGTCCCCTATTACACTCGTTGTTTCAGGGCTTAAGAGTTCTTTACTTGTAAGAGATGCTCCCTCAGCAAAGAATTCCATTGAACTAGATCGGTTATATAATGGCGATACTGTTGTTTGGTCTGGTATGTTAATTTTTTCAGAGATGGGTAATGGTAGTATAGAACCTTGGGTCAAAGTTATAACACCAAATGGAATAGAAGGATGGACGAGACTGTTCTATCTATACCCTAAACAGTATGACAATACAGAATTTTATGTTTAA
- a CDS encoding SH3 domain-containing protein, which produces MKNKANINISALRLPVLAVGLLLFMFIVSLLMGSKTCFAAQSEKELEEITTLEKDKVYDYDLNSDGKPEKIQYKLTLDDEKSTVTLKLYINDKLCMSRKDHGFSYTLQLVDLDKSDNYLDLYGYGTMESDCISYSFFARYDENNQYHATKFSPKELTNNFITTRYSLGALGGDGKFDLMMDTPIFSEAIGCYICYVPFQLKDNVISCVPAKTYAFNKFSKEYQYKAAKSFSVYATVGSKKVAYTVKKGERVTFNSLYVTKSGKAYFRIVNNKGKTGWIKSTQEDLFIEYPAWG; this is translated from the coding sequence ATGAAAAATAAAGCAAATATTAACATAAGCGCCTTACGGTTACCTGTGTTAGCCGTCGGCCTGCTATTGTTCATGTTTATCGTTAGTCTGTTAATGGGTTCAAAAACCTGTTTTGCTGCGCAATCAGAAAAAGAATTGGAGGAAATTACAACCCTGGAAAAAGATAAGGTCTATGATTACGATTTAAACAGTGATGGTAAACCGGAGAAAATACAGTATAAACTAACTTTAGATGATGAAAAATCAACAGTTACTTTAAAGCTGTATATTAATGATAAGCTGTGTATGTCCAGAAAGGATCATGGTTTTTCCTATACCCTTCAGCTTGTTGATTTGGATAAGAGCGATAATTATCTGGATTTATACGGGTATGGAACCATGGAATCAGATTGTATCAGTTATTCCTTCTTTGCAAGGTATGATGAAAATAATCAATATCACGCAACAAAATTTAGTCCCAAAGAATTAACAAATAATTTTATTACAACTCGTTATTCCTTGGGAGCCTTAGGCGGAGATGGTAAGTTTGATTTAATGATGGATACTCCTATCTTCTCTGAGGCAATTGGCTGCTATATCTGCTATGTACCATTTCAATTAAAGGATAATGTGATTTCTTGCGTTCCAGCGAAAACCTATGCTTTTAACAAGTTCTCCAAGGAATATCAGTATAAAGCAGCTAAAAGTTTCTCTGTATATGCTACAGTCGGTTCAAAGAAGGTGGCTTATACTGTAAAAAAGGGAGAGAGGGTTACCTTTAATTCACTGTATGTAACAAAATCAGGAAAAGCTTATTTTAGAATTGTAAATAATAAGGGAAAGACCGGCTGGATTAAATCAACACAGGAGGATTTATTTATAGAATATCCGGCTTGGGGTTGA